Proteins from a genomic interval of Alosa alosa isolate M-15738 ecotype Scorff River chromosome 8, AALO_Geno_1.1, whole genome shotgun sequence:
- the slc10a1 gene encoding sodium/bile acid cotransporter: MGHSINHTDSLYGGFNLLNADDLLNITAPNNNSIAFQRPISEAADKIISIVIVVILFITMVSLGCTMELEKIKGHMRRPKGVAIALAAQYGIMPLTAFGLAKLLQMNPMEAVTVLICGCSPGGNLSNILALALQGDMNLSIVMTACSTLLALGMMPLLLFLYCQGITGLESAVPYTGITIALVMTLLPCAIGVYLNHRVPQYSKLITKVGLSIMLVASVSIGILAGITVGSTALAVASSRLMITAALMPLIGYTFGYILSAIFRLNSSCRRTIAMETGCQNIQLCSTILKVAFPPDSIGPLYLFPVVYIVFQVTEALVFILIFRCHQRFVASKQVKDVYIGVESPTEGAEKCEWPQ; this comes from the exons ATGGGGCACAGCATAAATCACACAGACTCCCTCTATGGCGGGTTCAATCTTCTGAACGCTGATGACCTCCTCAACATCACAGCCCCCAACAACAACTCCATAGCATTCCAGCGGCCTATTTCCGAAGCGGCCGACAAGATCATCAGCATTGTCATCGTCGTCATCCTCTTCATCACAATGGTGTCTCTTGGCTGCACCATGGAGCTGGAAAAGATCAAAGGACACATGCGTCGGCCCAAAGGAGTGGCCATCGCCCTGGCGGCCCAGTACGGCATCATGCCGCTGACGGCGTTTGGCCTGGCCAAGTTGCTCCAGATGAACCCCATGGAGGCGGTGACGGTGCTTATATGTGGATGCTCTCCCGGGGGCAACCTCTCCAACATCCTGGCACTGGCTCTGCAGGGTGACATGAACCTCAG TATTGTCATGACTGCCTGCTCCACGCTGCTTGCCCTGGGCATGATGCCACTGCTGCTCTTCCTGTACTGCCAGGGCATCACCGGTCTGGAGAGCGCCGTGCCCTACACGGGCATCACCATCGCCCTCGTCATGACCCTCCTGCCCTGTGCCATCGGCGTGTACCTCAACCACCGCGTGCCACAGTACTCCAAACTCATAACAAAG GTGGGGCTGAGCATAATGCTGGTGGCCAGTGTGTCCATTGGCATCCTCGCTGGCATAACAGTGGGAAGCACAGCGCTGGCCGTGGCTTCGTCTCGACTGATGATTACAGCAGCACTGATGCCACTGATTGGCTACACATTTGGCTACATTCTATCTGCCATCTTCAGGCTAAATTCTTC ATGCAGAAGGACTATTGCCATGGAGACGGGTTGTCAGAACATCCAGCTATGCTCCACTATACTTAAGGTGGCCTTCCCCCCAGACAGTATTGGTCCACTGTACTTATTCCCAGTTGTCTACATCGTCTTCCAGGTGACAGAGGCACTCGTGTTCATCTTGATATTCAGATGCCACCAGAGGTTTGTGGCATCCAAACAAG TGAAGGATGTGTACATTGGGGTGGAAAGCCCTACTGAAGGAGCTGAAAAGTGCGAGTGGCCACAGTGA